A genomic window from Serratia liquefaciens includes:
- a CDS encoding c-type cytochrome gives MRMRSLYLLTLLAAGGSAQAMSAGEYVAKAGDCTACHTSPGGALFAGGMKFPTPLGNIYATNITPDQQHGIGAYSFDEFDRAMRQGIAKDGHRLYPAMPYTSYAKMNAEDMRALYDYLMNEVPAQNTANRASDISWPLSMRWPLAVWNQLFHDDTPYQPNHNQSAEWNRGAYLVQGAGHCGSCHTPRGWAMQEKGLDSKEPAFLSGAELDGWYASGLRGMKQDEVVALLKTGRSQHAAVSGPMSEVVSHSTQYLTEDDLNAIATYLHSLAAEQPAAQKVTPLAADHQQAGQRSYAMYCSTCHGNKGEGSDNIIPALAGNTTVTAENPITALRVVLEGAHTPITQHATAIAMPGYAWALDDQQAADLMSYLRGSWGNQAAPVTAQQVQETRKLAEK, from the coding sequence ATGAGAATGCGTTCACTGTATTTGCTGACCTTACTGGCGGCAGGCGGTTCGGCCCAGGCGATGTCGGCCGGGGAATACGTGGCCAAGGCCGGTGACTGTACCGCCTGCCATACCTCGCCAGGCGGCGCATTGTTTGCCGGCGGCATGAAGTTCCCGACGCCGCTGGGCAATATTTACGCCACCAATATCACGCCAGACCAACAGCATGGCATCGGTGCTTATTCTTTTGACGAGTTTGACCGCGCCATGCGTCAGGGGATCGCCAAAGATGGCCACCGGCTTTATCCGGCGATGCCGTATACCTCTTACGCCAAAATGAATGCGGAAGATATGCGCGCGCTGTATGACTACCTGATGAACGAAGTGCCGGCGCAGAATACCGCCAACCGCGCCAGTGACATCAGTTGGCCGTTGTCGATGCGCTGGCCGCTGGCGGTATGGAATCAACTGTTCCATGACGATACGCCTTACCAGCCGAACCACAACCAGAGCGCAGAGTGGAATCGCGGCGCCTATTTGGTTCAGGGGGCGGGGCACTGCGGCAGTTGCCATACGCCGCGTGGCTGGGCGATGCAGGAAAAAGGTCTGGACAGCAAAGAGCCGGCCTTCCTGAGCGGCGCCGAGCTGGACGGTTGGTACGCTTCCGGGTTACGCGGAATGAAACAGGACGAAGTGGTTGCCCTGTTGAAAACCGGGCGCAGCCAACATGCGGCGGTTTCCGGGCCGATGAGCGAAGTGGTGAGCCACAGTACGCAGTATCTTACCGAGGACGATCTGAACGCTATTGCCACCTATTTGCACAGTCTGGCGGCGGAACAACCTGCGGCGCAGAAAGTGACGCCGCTGGCCGCCGACCATCAGCAGGCGGGGCAGCGCAGCTATGCGATGTACTGCTCAACCTGTCATGGCAATAAGGGCGAGGGCAGCGACAACATCATTCCTGCGTTGGCGGGCAACACGACGGTGACGGCAGAAAATCCGATCACTGCGCTGCGCGTGGTGCTGGAAGGTGCACACACGCCAATCACCCAACACGCCACCGCGATCGCCATGCCGGGCTATGCCTGGGCACTGGATGACCAGCAGGCAGCCGATTTGATGAGCTATCTAAGAGGCAGTTGGGGGAATCAGGCGGCACCGGTGACGGCGCAGCAGGTGCAGGAGACGCGCAAGCTGGCGGAAAAATAA